The proteins below are encoded in one region of Aeromonas veronii:
- a CDS encoding MotA/TolQ/ExbB proton channel family protein translates to MWFWLIEEVESVRRFLGLGGDVLVALFILTLMMWALLLERWFYFMTVYPKQVKQTKATWLARSDHLSWSAKQIRRELVSRVAMAVDKGMPIIKVLIALCPLMGLLGTVVGMVQVFDTLAITGTGSPRAMASGISKATVPTMAGMIAALSGLFFVNQLDHKARLAVEKLEDNLKHG, encoded by the coding sequence ATGTGGTTCTGGTTGATTGAAGAAGTCGAGTCGGTCCGCCGGTTTCTGGGATTGGGGGGCGACGTACTGGTCGCCCTGTTCATCCTGACCCTGATGATGTGGGCACTGCTGCTGGAGCGCTGGTTCTACTTCATGACCGTCTATCCCAAGCAGGTGAAGCAGACCAAGGCAACCTGGCTGGCCCGCAGCGACCATCTCTCCTGGTCGGCCAAGCAGATCCGGCGCGAGTTGGTCTCCCGGGTCGCCATGGCGGTGGACAAGGGGATGCCGATCATCAAGGTGCTGATCGCCCTCTGCCCGCTGATGGGGCTGCTGGGAACCGTGGTGGGCATGGTGCAGGTGTTCGACACCCTGGCCATCACCGGCACCGGTTCCCCCAGAGCGATGGCCTCGGGCATCTCCAAGGCGACGGTTCCGACCATGGCAGGCATGATTGCCGCCCTTTCCGGCCTGTTTTTTGTCAATCAGCTCGATCATAAAGCCAGGCTGGCGGTCGAGAAGCTGGAAGACAACCTGAAACACGGTTAA
- a CDS encoding energy transducer TonB, with protein sequence MRYLISIAVSCVVVFFLFLGMNKLITPDHRELTEREDVTMTDFIRLKPQETLQEKQRELPKPPPPNRPPPPPEMEVASTDRPQMESSPMDMPKLDIPVNIGGGNALGAYSTGGGGGGIGGNNGAIPMATFEPMMPRKAALAGLASGKVLVEFTVTERGTVSNVRIVKEEPRSYDLGKEARKTIAKWTFKPAMVDGKPQASRMQQEIEFAVN encoded by the coding sequence ATGAGATACCTGATATCGATAGCGGTCTCCTGCGTGGTGGTGTTCTTCCTGTTTCTGGGAATGAACAAGCTCATCACGCCGGATCACCGGGAGCTGACGGAGCGTGAAGACGTCACCATGACGGACTTCATTCGCCTCAAGCCCCAGGAGACTCTGCAAGAGAAACAACGGGAACTGCCCAAGCCCCCGCCCCCGAACCGGCCCCCTCCCCCTCCTGAGATGGAAGTGGCCAGCACGGACCGGCCGCAGATGGAGAGTTCCCCCATGGACATGCCCAAACTCGACATCCCGGTCAACATTGGTGGCGGCAACGCCCTCGGTGCCTACAGCACGGGTGGCGGCGGTGGTGGCATCGGTGGCAACAACGGCGCCATTCCCATGGCGACCTTCGAGCCCATGATGCCCCGCAAGGCGGCCCTGGCGGGACTGGCGAGCGGCAAGGTGCTGGTGGAATTCACCGTCACCGAGCGCGGCACCGTCAGCAACGTGCGGATCGTCAAGGAAGAGCCACGCAGCTATGACCTCGGCAAGGAGGCCCGCAAGACCATCGCCAAATGGACGTTCAAACCGGCCATGGTCGATGGCAAGCCGCAGGCTTCCCGTATGCAGCAAGAGATCGAGTTCGCGGTCAACTAA
- a CDS encoding MotA/TolQ/ExbB proton channel family protein: MKGIKLAIASLIAGATLITLPVTAAEKPVDLNALLSQVKAASTSESQLNKEREARFLADKNEQGALLAKAKAELAAETAKGEQLKATFDANDKQLTELTETLRQRSGNMGEMFGVLRQFAGEFKGIFNASARRVEHPEQAALLTRLAESKELPSSDDLTAFWTVTLGRMVDGGKVSQIPATVVYGEGNQAEKTVTQIGEFNTVSDGKYLTFVPETGKFEQLPRQPDSSVLEPVAKFEQGGGAVEPIFVDPSRGVILSLLVQSPTLKERIDQGGEVGYVIMVLGVLGTLLALFCGARLSLIGGSMRKQLKSEQIIKGNPIGEMLEAYQGHRGDNIEDLESKLDEIILRNVPKFEKGISIIKLIASVAPLLGLLGTVVGMIATFQAITLFGTGDPKLMAGGISEALVTTMQGLVVAVPMLFLYTIVQTQSRRLIQVLEEQSAGFVARYQESLYAAKAAA, encoded by the coding sequence ATGAAAGGAATCAAACTGGCCATTGCCTCCCTGATTGCGGGAGCCACCCTGATCACCCTGCCGGTGACCGCCGCCGAGAAACCGGTGGATCTCAATGCCCTGCTGAGCCAGGTCAAAGCCGCCAGCACCAGCGAATCCCAGCTCAACAAGGAGCGGGAAGCCCGCTTCCTCGCGGACAAGAACGAGCAAGGGGCCCTGCTGGCCAAAGCCAAGGCCGAGCTTGCCGCCGAGACCGCCAAGGGCGAGCAGCTCAAAGCGACCTTCGACGCCAACGACAAGCAGTTGACCGAGCTGACCGAAACCCTGCGCCAGCGTTCCGGCAACATGGGAGAGATGTTCGGCGTACTGCGTCAGTTCGCCGGCGAGTTCAAGGGGATCTTCAACGCCTCCGCCCGCCGGGTCGAGCATCCGGAGCAGGCGGCGCTGCTGACTCGCCTCGCCGAGAGTAAAGAGCTGCCCTCCAGCGACGATCTGACCGCCTTCTGGACCGTCACCCTTGGCCGCATGGTCGATGGTGGCAAGGTAAGCCAGATCCCGGCCACCGTGGTCTACGGCGAGGGCAACCAGGCCGAGAAGACGGTCACCCAGATCGGCGAGTTCAACACCGTCTCCGATGGCAAGTACCTGACCTTCGTGCCGGAAACCGGCAAGTTCGAACAGCTGCCCCGTCAGCCGGACAGCAGCGTGCTGGAGCCGGTCGCCAAGTTTGAGCAGGGCGGCGGCGCCGTCGAGCCCATCTTCGTCGATCCGTCCCGCGGCGTGATCCTCTCCCTGCTGGTGCAGTCTCCGACCCTGAAGGAGCGCATCGATCAAGGGGGTGAAGTGGGCTACGTCATCATGGTACTCGGCGTGCTCGGTACCCTGCTGGCCCTGTTCTGTGGTGCCCGTCTGTCGCTGATCGGCGGCTCCATGCGCAAGCAGCTCAAATCCGAGCAGATCATCAAGGGCAACCCCATCGGCGAGATGCTGGAAGCTTACCAGGGCCATCGCGGTGACAACATCGAGGATCTGGAATCCAAGCTCGACGAGATCATCCTGCGCAACGTGCCCAAGTTCGAGAAGGGCATCAGCATCATCAAGCTGATCGCCTCCGTGGCCCCGCTGCTGGGTCTGCTGGGTACCGTGGTCGGCATGATCGCCACCTTCCAGGCCATCACCCTGTTCGGTACCGGCGATCCCAAGCTGATGGCAGGCGGCATCTCCGAGGCCCTGGTCACCACCATGCAAGGTCTGGTGGTCGCGGTGCCCATGCTGTTCCTCTACACCATTGTGCAGACCCAGAGCCGCCGTCTCATCCAGGTGCTGGAAGAGCAGAGCGCAGGCTTTGTGGCCCGCTACCAGGAGAGCCTGTACGCCGCCAAGGCTGCAGCCTAA
- a CDS encoding glycosyl hydrolase family 18 protein: protein MLVALATMPGWAQAAYPAYQAGTAYKAGDIVSNVGNLYECKEFPYSGWCGASSYHYAPGVGTVWADAWKPFTDGSTTPGLTLAIGSPAAGSAFNEGAPVALAVTLGGNSSALVKVEYLIDGTQVAVSSAAPWSASWTASGVGAHQLKSRALDKDGKVLGEADVSFNVAAVVAPEAPKVSLASPAAGAKVTLGRSTAVSGNVTDANNDVAKVELFVNGQKVGEDTSAPWQVNWTPQAKGLTGLKLVATDKGNLVGESAQVDVQVEEAALPPTGGNLSCDVRQIYRADGSECMGDDHARRVIGYFTSWRTGKNGLPAYLVNDIPWDKITHINYAFAAVDEQSHTIKVDDAATKMTWSGVPGAEMDPEFAYQGHFNLLSKYKKQYPDVKTLISVGGWADTRGFYTATTKGDCTVNTAGINAFADSAVSFIRQYGFDGVDVDYEYPTSMKDAGNPNDFPLSNQCRAKLFANYEVLMKTLRGKLDTAGTEDGRKYMLTIASPASAYLLRGMENFQVTQYLDYVNLMTYDFHGAWNNFVAHNAALFDNKADPELAQWGVYSQAQYGAIGYLNSAWAAHYFRGALAAGKINIGVPYYTRGWQGVTGGTHGLNGKAALPSQSNCQPGTGGSTIPCGNGAVGIDNIWHDLDKNGKEIGAGAVPMWHAKNLEHAASLGITTLPSYGTAWGLDPNDPADVIQGQYVRYFDDKAQVPWLWNEQKKVFLSTEDEESMGKKLDYIVKRGLGGVMFWEMAGDYDFDPAKNEYVMGSTLTSLAYDKFKAATPPNLKQNDLPAPAAQLDIAVSLSGFKEGDSNYPINPTLKLTNKSTQTIPGGTRIEFLVPTSTSDTITDQSGMGLKVVESGGNQNSDGIAGEKDFHKVAMTLPTWKAWAPGSDVEVAMTYYLPAAGVPSGVRLIVGSQTIGLKADFPALAEAVVGTGGGDGGNGGTTCSSQSVNPASYPAYPSWPQGDHANANDRVTNGKAVWQANWWTSSEPKAGDGSWKLVCNY from the coding sequence ATGCTGGTTGCCCTTGCGACCATGCCCGGCTGGGCGCAGGCCGCCTATCCCGCCTATCAGGCCGGTACCGCCTACAAGGCTGGCGATATCGTCAGCAACGTAGGCAACCTCTATGAATGCAAGGAATTCCCCTACTCCGGCTGGTGCGGCGCTTCGTCCTACCACTATGCCCCCGGGGTGGGCACCGTCTGGGCGGATGCCTGGAAGCCGTTCACCGACGGCAGCACGACGCCGGGTCTGACGCTGGCCATTGGCTCGCCCGCCGCTGGTAGCGCTTTCAATGAAGGTGCCCCGGTCGCCCTGGCGGTGACCCTTGGCGGCAACAGCAGCGCCCTGGTCAAGGTCGAATATCTGATCGATGGCACCCAGGTCGCGGTGAGCAGCGCAGCCCCCTGGTCGGCGAGCTGGACTGCCAGCGGTGTCGGTGCCCATCAACTGAAATCCCGGGCGCTGGACAAGGATGGCAAGGTGCTCGGCGAGGCGGATGTCAGCTTCAACGTCGCCGCCGTGGTGGCGCCCGAGGCGCCGAAGGTGAGCCTCGCGAGCCCGGCTGCCGGTGCCAAGGTGACGCTGGGTCGCAGCACGGCGGTGAGTGGCAACGTCACCGATGCCAACAACGACGTGGCCAAGGTCGAGCTGTTCGTGAACGGCCAGAAGGTGGGCGAGGATACCAGCGCGCCCTGGCAGGTGAACTGGACACCCCAGGCCAAGGGGCTGACCGGCCTCAAGCTGGTCGCCACCGACAAGGGCAATCTGGTGGGCGAGTCCGCCCAGGTGGATGTGCAGGTGGAAGAGGCGGCGCTGCCGCCCACCGGCGGCAACCTCTCCTGCGATGTGCGCCAGATCTACCGCGCCGATGGCAGCGAGTGCATGGGGGATGACCATGCTCGCCGGGTCATCGGCTACTTCACCTCCTGGCGTACCGGCAAGAACGGCCTGCCCGCCTACCTGGTGAATGACATTCCCTGGGACAAGATCACCCACATCAACTACGCCTTCGCGGCTGTGGACGAGCAGAGCCACACCATCAAGGTGGATGACGCCGCCACCAAGATGACCTGGAGCGGGGTGCCGGGTGCCGAGATGGATCCCGAGTTCGCCTATCAGGGCCACTTCAACCTGCTCTCCAAGTACAAGAAGCAGTATCCGGACGTGAAGACCCTGATCTCGGTCGGGGGCTGGGCCGATACCCGCGGCTTCTACACTGCCACCACCAAGGGTGACTGCACAGTCAACACCGCCGGCATCAACGCCTTCGCCGATTCCGCGGTGAGCTTCATCCGTCAGTACGGCTTTGACGGGGTGGATGTGGACTATGAATACCCCACCTCCATGAAGGATGCGGGCAACCCCAACGACTTCCCCCTCTCCAACCAGTGCCGGGCCAAGCTGTTTGCCAACTACGAAGTGTTGATGAAGACCCTAAGGGGCAAGTTGGATACGGCCGGTACCGAGGATGGCCGCAAGTACATGCTGACCATCGCCTCGCCGGCCTCGGCCTACCTGTTGCGCGGCATGGAGAACTTCCAGGTCACCCAGTATCTCGATTACGTCAACCTGATGACCTATGACTTCCACGGTGCCTGGAACAACTTCGTGGCTCACAACGCCGCCCTGTTCGACAACAAGGCGGATCCCGAGCTGGCTCAATGGGGTGTCTACAGCCAGGCCCAGTACGGCGCCATCGGCTACCTGAACTCCGCCTGGGCGGCCCACTACTTCCGTGGCGCCCTGGCAGCTGGCAAGATCAACATCGGGGTGCCCTATTACACCCGTGGCTGGCAAGGGGTGACCGGCGGGACTCATGGTCTCAATGGCAAGGCGGCCCTGCCGAGTCAGAGCAACTGTCAGCCGGGCACCGGTGGCAGCACCATTCCTTGCGGCAACGGTGCAGTCGGGATCGACAACATCTGGCATGATCTGGACAAGAACGGCAAAGAGATCGGCGCTGGTGCCGTGCCCATGTGGCACGCCAAGAACCTGGAGCATGCGGCCAGCCTCGGCATCACCACGCTGCCGAGCTATGGCACCGCCTGGGGTCTGGATCCCAATGATCCTGCCGATGTGATCCAGGGCCAGTATGTGCGCTACTTCGACGACAAGGCGCAGGTACCCTGGCTGTGGAACGAGCAGAAGAAGGTGTTCCTCTCCACTGAAGATGAAGAGTCCATGGGCAAGAAGCTGGACTACATCGTCAAGCGGGGCCTGGGGGGCGTCATGTTCTGGGAGATGGCGGGGGACTATGACTTCGATCCGGCCAAGAACGAGTATGTGATGGGCAGCACCCTGACCAGTCTCGCCTATGACAAGTTCAAGGCGGCCACACCGCCCAACCTGAAGCAGAACGATCTGCCTGCCCCGGCGGCCCAGCTCGATATCGCTGTCAGCCTCTCCGGTTTCAAGGAAGGAGATTCCAACTACCCGATCAACCCCACCCTCAAACTGACGAACAAGTCGACCCAGACCATTCCGGGTGGTACGCGTATCGAGTTCCTGGTACCCACCTCCACCTCTGACACCATCACGGATCAGAGTGGCATGGGGCTGAAGGTGGTGGAGAGCGGTGGCAACCAGAACTCCGATGGCATCGCGGGCGAGAAGGACTTCCACAAGGTGGCCATGACGCTGCCGACCTGGAAGGCCTGGGCACCGGGTTCCGACGTCGAAGTAGCCATGACCTACTACCTGCCGGCGGCGGGTGTGCCCAGCGGCGTGCGCCTGATTGTCGGCAGCCAGACCATAGGTCTCAAGGCTGACTTCCCGGCGCTGGCCGAGGCCGTGGTGGGCACGGGCGGCGGTGATGGCGGCAACGGTGGCACGACCTGCAGCAGCCAGAGCGTCAACCCGGCGAGCTATCCGGCCTATCCGAGCTGGCCGCAGGGGGATCACGCCAATGCCAACGATCGCGTGACCAATGGCAAGGCGGTCTGGCAGGCCAACTGGTGGACCAGCAGCGAACCCAAGGCCGGTGACGGCAGCTGGAAGCTGGTGTGCAACTACTGA
- a CDS encoding DUF3450 domain-containing protein: MKKALLGSLVSAALLTSFNLSAASANQAVDTQAATDNASKVSQQKIDNYAESAETALAQYKAALRQVDSLRTYNEQVGKMVESQSSELASMQRQIDQIDQTSTEVVPLMLKMIDSLDQFVSLDLPFQKVEREDRVAALTDLMNRADVTISEKYRKILEAYQIEEGFSRTIESYKASLDKDGSEKTYEFLRVGRIALLYQSPDGNETGMWNKKTRQWEELPQEYRSAVEQGLRIAKKQAPPALIKLPVQTAEKAS, from the coding sequence ATGAAGAAAGCGCTCCTCGGCAGCCTGGTTTCCGCTGCCTTGCTGACCAGCTTCAATCTGAGTGCCGCCTCTGCCAACCAGGCCGTGGACACTCAAGCCGCCACCGACAATGCATCCAAAGTTTCCCAACAGAAGATCGACAACTACGCCGAGTCTGCCGAAACGGCCCTGGCGCAGTACAAGGCCGCCCTGCGTCAGGTCGACAGCCTGCGAACCTACAACGAGCAGGTCGGCAAGATGGTCGAGTCCCAGAGCAGCGAGCTGGCCTCCATGCAGCGCCAGATAGACCAGATCGATCAGACCAGCACCGAAGTGGTGCCCCTGATGCTCAAGATGATCGACTCCCTCGATCAGTTCGTCTCCCTGGATCTGCCGTTCCAGAAGGTGGAGCGCGAGGACCGCGTGGCCGCCCTGACCGATCTCATGAACCGGGCCGACGTCACCATCTCCGAGAAGTACCGCAAGATCCTCGAGGCCTACCAGATCGAAGAGGGCTTCAGCCGCACCATCGAATCCTACAAGGCGAGCCTGGACAAGGATGGCAGCGAGAAGACCTATGAGTTCCTGCGGGTCGGGCGCATCGCCCTGCTCTACCAGTCCCCGGATGGTAACGAGACCGGCATGTGGAACAAGAAGACCCGCCAATGGGAAGAGTTGCCCCAGGAGTATCGCAGTGCAGTAGAACAGGGCTTGCGTATTGCCAAGAAACAGGCGCCACCCGCCCTCATCAAGCTGCCGGTTCAAACTGCGGAGAAAGCATCATGA
- a CDS encoding TonB-dependent receptor plug domain-containing protein — MLRKSRLSAAVAFALASAAVVATPVLAEEGQNVEKLQKIKVTGSRISRVDVEGSTPVVSVSKAKIEESGQQTVADYLKQASYNSFGGVSPASGSSFQSQATVGLRGLGSERTLVLLNGKRVAGSPTMGGTSINLNTIPMAAVERVEVNLDGGSAIYGSDAIGGVINVVLKEGYEGLTFQGRLGSPSEDGGDEASGSIVAGVNGEKGSLMAVYEHDKKDVIYARDRDYLSKQGNEAPSAYGRNVEGVTGLDANGDPVWKYGPLAGATNADGSCKEPFIGFEDGCNYNYGKIAATTASRSRDTLYVNGRYHINDNVDFVPQIIGSRVESFGRFAPAAGAFTIDPANPNNASFFTDNGLDAAATQGLGEAAYAYYRFSNVGPRDNLVTDLTGSLNLGFEGTIATESVGDMQWNAGYMYSKTDNKENGTGYVLASAAQQAIADGKFVGGEFSADSTKAMAADTSRRSTMDFYQWYAGVQWDMGELPAGPVSWYAGAEYNDWVYTDKYDAQSEAGNIIGSSGNSSGGVRDVTAAYIETLVPITEQIELNVAGRFDDYSDFGSAFSPKASLRYQPLDNLMLRTSWSRSFRAPSLSDLYAADSYSADWAKDYVYCEANGISAANCPNRQYDTTRTSNEQLKEETADTWNFGVAYSPLDDLNLSLDYYTISIDDVIQLNSLQSVIYDELNTGSSSNVTRNSQGRINGAIASMVNLGTLDTSGLDLKVDYKYDLNYATVRYDLGGTYILEYKEGLYAGGPVIDKIGQNGLPQFRFSTGVGVNVPQWWNMDTYLSANYIDSQSQDYIADTGQEVGHIASQTTWNLNVGVEAPWDGKIQVGVKNMFNAGPSLESDGFTYDEELYSIDGRIYYIDYAQKF, encoded by the coding sequence GCAGACTCTCTGCTGCCGTAGCGTTTGCCTTGGCGAGCGCGGCAGTTGTGGCCACCCCTGTCCTGGCCGAAGAGGGCCAGAACGTAGAAAAACTGCAAAAAATCAAGGTCACAGGCTCCCGGATCTCCCGGGTCGACGTGGAAGGTTCCACCCCTGTCGTCTCCGTCAGCAAGGCCAAGATTGAAGAATCCGGCCAACAGACCGTCGCCGACTACCTCAAGCAAGCCTCTTACAACTCCTTCGGGGGGGTCTCCCCCGCCTCCGGCAGCTCCTTCCAGTCCCAGGCCACCGTCGGCCTGCGCGGCCTGGGGTCTGAGCGCACCCTGGTTCTGCTGAATGGCAAGCGGGTCGCGGGTTCCCCCACCATGGGCGGCACCTCCATCAACCTGAACACCATCCCCATGGCCGCCGTCGAGCGGGTTGAAGTCAACCTGGACGGTGGCTCCGCCATCTACGGTTCCGATGCCATCGGCGGTGTCATCAACGTGGTACTCAAGGAAGGCTATGAAGGCCTGACCTTCCAGGGTCGCCTGGGCTCCCCGAGCGAAGACGGGGGTGACGAAGCGAGCGGCTCCATCGTTGCCGGCGTCAATGGCGAGAAAGGCTCCCTGATGGCGGTCTACGAGCATGACAAGAAAGACGTCATCTACGCCCGTGATCGCGATTATCTCTCCAAGCAGGGCAACGAAGCCCCCAGCGCCTATGGCCGCAACGTGGAAGGGGTGACCGGCCTGGATGCCAATGGCGATCCGGTCTGGAAATATGGCCCCCTGGCGGGCGCCACCAACGCCGATGGCAGCTGTAAAGAGCCCTTCATCGGCTTCGAAGACGGCTGTAACTACAACTACGGCAAGATTGCCGCCACCACGGCCTCCCGCAGCCGCGACACCCTGTATGTGAACGGCCGTTATCACATCAATGACAACGTGGACTTCGTGCCCCAGATCATCGGCTCCCGGGTCGAGAGTTTCGGTCGCTTCGCCCCCGCTGCCGGGGCCTTCACCATCGATCCGGCCAACCCGAACAACGCCAGCTTCTTCACCGACAACGGCCTGGATGCCGCCGCCACCCAGGGTCTGGGTGAAGCCGCCTATGCCTACTACCGCTTCAGCAACGTCGGTCCCCGTGACAACCTGGTCACCGACCTGACCGGCAGCCTGAACCTCGGCTTCGAAGGCACCATCGCCACCGAATCCGTGGGTGACATGCAGTGGAACGCCGGTTACATGTATTCCAAGACCGACAACAAGGAGAACGGTACCGGTTACGTGCTGGCCTCCGCCGCCCAGCAGGCGATCGCCGATGGCAAGTTCGTGGGTGGCGAGTTCAGCGCCGACAGCACCAAGGCCATGGCCGCCGACACCAGCCGCCGCTCCACCATGGACTTCTACCAGTGGTACGCAGGGGTGCAGTGGGACATGGGTGAACTGCCCGCCGGTCCGGTCAGCTGGTACGCCGGCGCCGAGTACAACGACTGGGTCTACACCGACAAGTACGATGCCCAGTCCGAAGCCGGCAACATCATCGGCTCCTCCGGCAACTCCTCCGGCGGTGTGCGCGACGTGACCGCCGCCTACATCGAGACCCTGGTGCCCATCACCGAGCAGATCGAGCTGAACGTGGCCGGTCGTTTCGATGACTACAGCGACTTTGGCAGCGCCTTCTCTCCCAAGGCGAGCCTGCGCTACCAGCCGCTGGACAATCTGATGCTGCGCACCTCCTGGTCCCGCTCCTTCCGTGCCCCCAGCCTGAGCGATCTCTACGCGGCGGACTCCTACTCGGCCGACTGGGCCAAGGACTATGTCTACTGCGAGGCCAATGGCATCTCGGCAGCCAACTGCCCGAACCGTCAGTACGACACTACCCGTACCTCCAACGAGCAGCTGAAGGAAGAGACCGCGGATACCTGGAACTTCGGGGTGGCTTACAGCCCGCTCGATGACCTGAACCTCTCCCTGGACTACTACACCATCAGCATCGATGACGTGATCCAGCTGAACTCCCTGCAGTCCGTCATCTATGACGAACTGAACACCGGCAGCTCCAGCAACGTCACCCGTAACAGCCAGGGCCGGATCAATGGCGCCATCGCCTCCATGGTCAACCTGGGTACCCTGGATACCTCGGGCCTCGATCTCAAGGTGGACTACAAGTACGACCTGAACTACGCCACCGTCCGTTATGACCTCGGCGGTACCTACATCCTGGAGTACAAGGAAGGTCTGTACGCCGGCGGCCCGGTCATCGACAAGATTGGCCAGAACGGTCTGCCCCAGTTCCGCTTCAGCACCGGTGTCGGCGTCAACGTTCCCCAATGGTGGAACATGGATACCTACCTGAGCGCGAACTACATCGACTCCCAGAGCCAGGACTACATCGCCGATACCGGTCAGGAAGTCGGTCACATCGCGTCCCAGACCACCTGGAACCTGAACGTCGGCGTGGAAGCGCCGTGGGATGGCAAGATCCAGGTCGGGGTGAAGAACATGTTCAACGCGGGCCCGTCCCTCGAGAGCGATGGCTTCACCTATGACGAAGAGCTCTACAGCATCGACGGTCGCATCTACTACATCGACTACGCCCAGAAGTTCTAA
- a CDS encoding ExbD/TolR family protein has translation MRKRHSDSGADEAAIDLTPMLDIVFIMLIFFIVTTSFVKESGVEINRPSASTAETVKKGNIMVAVRENGQVWVDKRVVEVGAVRANIERLRAENPESAVVIQADTESRSGLVVQVMDQIRMAGVQNISIAASKSS, from the coding sequence ATGAGAAAACGTCACAGCGACAGCGGTGCTGATGAGGCGGCCATCGATTTGACCCCCATGCTGGACATCGTGTTCATCATGCTGATCTTCTTCATCGTCACCACCTCATTCGTCAAGGAGTCCGGGGTGGAGATCAACCGTCCGAGCGCCAGCACGGCGGAGACGGTGAAGAAGGGGAACATCATGGTTGCGGTTCGCGAGAATGGTCAGGTCTGGGTCGACAAGCGGGTCGTCGAAGTGGGTGCCGTGCGTGCCAACATCGAGCGCCTGCGTGCCGAAAACCCGGAGAGTGCCGTGGTGATCCAGGCCGATACCGAATCCCGTTCCGGTCTGGTGGTCCAGGTCATGGATCAGATCCGCATGGCCGGTGTCCAGAACATCTCCATCGCGGCAAGCAAGAGCAGCTGA
- a CDS encoding tetratricopeptide repeat protein, producing the protein MKKLHTLILAPVAMAVLLSTASWAAEQPALSDRAYRAVNKAQELITEKKYGEANAKLQDALSGAGERVYDKGVILQTLGFVAAQQEKYGQATKYFADAIATGGLPQPVAQQVRYNLAQLYMAEGNFKASISTMNQWFASLGKDEKPTPHAYITLANAHVQLKQYREAIPAVDQAIKLSGGKAPESWYLLKMAAHYELKQYKPATEVLTALIDRYPEKKKYWTQLSAMHMQAGNDAKALAALEGAYNLGMLTEANELQRLANYLAFTGIPHRAARVMEKAMKDGIIEGSATNYKTLANYWHQAKELDPAIDTLAKSYKLAPNAELQLKMARMMIQSKRYQDLVAFAAKPAANANGEQRADLKFLTGVAYFEQQKPKEALSAFSQAAQNGSVSGRASPWINFLKEQQGGAVTQ; encoded by the coding sequence ATGAAAAAGTTACATACCCTGATCCTCGCCCCGGTCGCCATGGCGGTGCTGCTCAGCACCGCCAGTTGGGCCGCCGAGCAACCCGCCCTCTCCGATCGCGCCTATCGCGCGGTCAACAAGGCGCAGGAATTGATCACCGAGAAGAAATACGGCGAGGCCAATGCCAAGCTGCAGGATGCGCTGTCCGGCGCAGGCGAGCGGGTCTACGACAAGGGCGTGATCCTGCAGACCCTGGGCTTCGTGGCCGCGCAACAGGAAAAATACGGCCAGGCGACCAAGTACTTCGCCGATGCCATCGCCACCGGCGGCCTGCCGCAGCCGGTGGCCCAGCAGGTGCGTTACAACCTGGCCCAGCTCTACATGGCGGAGGGAAACTTCAAGGCCTCCATCAGCACCATGAACCAGTGGTTCGCGAGCCTTGGCAAGGACGAGAAGCCCACCCCCCACGCCTACATCACCCTGGCCAACGCCCATGTGCAGCTCAAGCAGTACCGGGAAGCCATACCGGCGGTGGATCAGGCCATCAAGCTGTCGGGGGGCAAGGCGCCCGAGTCCTGGTATCTGCTCAAGATGGCGGCGCACTATGAGCTGAAACAGTACAAACCGGCCACCGAGGTGCTGACCGCCCTCATCGACCGGTATCCGGAGAAGAAGAAGTACTGGACCCAGCTCTCCGCCATGCACATGCAGGCGGGCAACGACGCCAAGGCACTGGCAGCGCTGGAGGGGGCTTATAACCTCGGCATGCTGACCGAGGCCAACGAGTTGCAGCGCCTCGCCAACTACCTGGCCTTTACCGGCATTCCCCATCGCGCCGCCAGGGTGATGGAAAAGGCCATGAAGGACGGGATCATCGAGGGCAGTGCGACCAACTACAAGACGCTGGCCAACTACTGGCATCAGGCCAAGGAGCTGGATCCGGCCATCGATACCCTGGCCAAGTCCTACAAGCTGGCCCCCAACGCCGAACTGCAGCTGAAGATGGCGCGCATGATGATCCAGAGCAAACGCTACCAGGATCTGGTGGCCTTCGCCGCCAAGCCGGCGGCCAATGCCAACGGGGAACAGCGGGCGGATCTGAAGTTCCTGACCGGGGTGGCTTATTTTGAGCAGCAGAAACCGAAGGAGGCGCTCTCCGCCTTCAGTCAGGCGGCTCAAAACGGCAGCGTCAGCGGCCGCGCCTCTCCCTGGATCAACTTCCTGAAGGAACAACAAGGGGGCGCCGTCACCCAGTGA